TACTCTACACATGCCATCAGAGGAAAAACTTTACAAAACAAAGAATCCAACGGCACCGCCACCACTCCTAGTCTTTTTCTTCATTACCGGATACGGTTCAACTGAGAGAATGGCTCACGGTTCACTTTCGGAGCAGTTTTAGCCACTTCTGGGACCCCAAAAACATTCCAGAATCTTAGAGTCTCATCCCCTGCTGCTGATGCCGCTGTGCACCCATCAGGGCTTTGAGCCATGTAAAGTACTCTAGATGTATGACCCGTTTGCTCTGCCATCTTCACCATCGATGGATATTTCCCAAGAGTTAATTGATTCTGAGTAAACCCATGGGAACTCAATAGCTCCCTCTCATTCTTGCTCCATAGCAATGAGCAAACCTGGGAGTCGGTATCAGCTGAATTCAAGCATGCACcagtctgtgtgttccaaaattTTATGGTTCGATCGCCGCCACCTCCACCTGTGGCCAGCAAATTGCTCTGGGAAGGGCACCAGGGAAGGGCTTTGACAGCTGAGGTATGCTCCTCCAACCTGTGTAGCCATTGAGTTGGTGAATTTGAAGATGCCATGGACCTATCCCATATGTGAACAACATTATCATTGCCTCCGCTGGCTAGCTGTTGCCCGGAAGCCGACCATTTCAGCCCGCAAACCTCTTGCTGGTGGCCTCTGTAAGTTTCGACAACATGGGATCTAATTCTCACATCGTTGTTAACAATCTGACCATCCATTCCTCCTGTTCTGAGAATGTGATTGTTCTATGCCATTGAACCCACTCTTGATCTGTGACAACCTCTCAGAGTACGCAGCTGCAGCAACaaagggaaaaattaaaaaatggaGGAACAATAAGAAGAAGCTGCAAAATGTTCAGCAAAGACTTTAATATGGAACCTGTCGGTTGGCAGTCGAATCCCATAGTAGTACTTCGGAATTGTTCAAGCCAATGGCAATATGCCGACCATCAGGAGCCCAATTCACACTTGTTACTGGTCCGTTTTCGTCATCAACAGTGACAAGTTTTGAAGTAGAACTATCTGAAGCATCCCACATATACACAGTGTTCCCGAGTGCTATTGCTAGTACATTGCTGCTGCCCCAATCCAATAAATTCAGGTAAAAATCGTCGACGAGATCAGGAGCATCCAATGTTCTCTCAGAGCTCTGAAGAATTGAAAATCGCATCATATTAGAGTCTGTTGAACCAAAATTTTCTGAACTAACCAAAGTATCCACATCGTGCTGTACTTACCTGGGGAATATGTCTTCTAGGCTTTAAGGATTTGGTCGGAtgcttatgacatattttaaccaattTATAATTAATTCTGTTTATGTTGTAATAATCATCTAATTAGTGTCAAACCAATTGCAGTGACTATAAGCGTAGAAGGAACTCCAAATTTAAGGTGATTCCAGAAAGACAATGTGTAGCCAAGATGTGGTGCTCGACGAGCTTGCTCACATACTATCAAGTTCGCCGCCGATCCCAACAACGACAGGTTTCCGGCTACCGTGCTCACCCATGCTAATATCAGCCATGCTTTCTTCTCTTCACTTGCTGATATCGCCGCGGCTGATGCTGCCACTCTTCCTCCAAGCAACAGAACTAAagaacatacatatatattagtgcCAAGAGAAGCTGTTAGTTACTCTACTTtgacaaaattttataaaatatgctgTTAGTTGATGTACtttataaaatttaagatttagtgTACTTTAAAACTTAAACATTAAGTGAATTTAAAATCTCAATtcaatcattaaaattataagtattttttatcaaaatttgtcAATTTGTCAATTTgacataataattttattttcttcatgTAATATGAATAtaattgatgaaaagtaaacatgttatgttagcaaattttaattaaaattactaACGAAGACAATGATTGgtctaaaattattaaataaaaaggtATAATGATTGAATTGTTTTTACTAAGTACaaggattaaatctcaaattttgtcAAAATATAGGACTAACATCAAAATTTGtccaaatttatataaaaaacccTGTAATCTTGTGggcaataaatttaataatatatatatatatatatgtgtgtgttttAGGGGAGATTGAATCTTTCCTAAGAAGTCATCGAAAATGTCAATTCATTCAAAGTCGATAAACCTCTTAACAAGTTGGTATTATTCCTAGGTCAAACCGAAGTTTTATCTCACGACTTTATAGAGAGTTTAAGTTCTTGAAGTTGTTTTAAGAGACATAAGTTCACAAAGCGAGAACGCTTATAATAAGTGACCATGAGCCACGCATGACCTAATTCGACAAGACGTTTCTATTTTGTGAATCTACTGTCTCTTCAAACAATCTCAATCACTTAGACTCTTTTCAAATCAGAGACAAGACATTAACTCAAGAGAATATCGATCAATTAAAGAATCGATCAAATTCTAGATAAAAAAGACTTCAAATATTTCTGTTTTCTAAAAAAGAGTAGAATATATTTTACCGGTTGGTACGTTGGAAGCCACATTGGAGAGGAGAATAATAACGACAGCTAAAACCGCAATCCCGGAAACACGATCGACCTTGGCATAGGGTTCCATAAAGTTCCAAAGAGTACTTGGAATCCCAGTTTTATTGAACCCTTCCACCGTAATAAACATTCCacagaagaaaatcaaaagcgAATACGATACCTGCTCATAAAAAAAACAAGCAAACCTTTTTtaatcattcaaaaaaaaaaaatcgaaacttAAAATCCCACTCTGTAATTTTAATTCAGAAACCTTTTCCAAGCAAGGCCTTGCATCCTTAAAATCAAGAACAACAAGTGCCAATGATGCTGTAATGGCTGTCCATGACATATTCAAACCCATAAGCAAAGCAACCAACATCCCAATAGTGACTAAATAAACACAGAATTTCCACATCTTGTTCTTCCAATGCTCTGTTTTTGATTCTTTTTCCTCTGAAAATTGAGCCGGCGTTGATATATCATTTGAATCAATCGAACCACAAGGTGACCTCTGGCTTTCAAGTTGATCGCCCGAGTTGATTCGGTTCCTAATGCTGTCAAGGTGAGTTGCTAAACTTCCATTAATGTTATTAGGAGAGCTCTGAACATGATCCATTGAATTCGAAGCTGAAATATGTGACATTGTGGCCGGCGAAAACCGATGTGAACTCACATCATCTTCACCCACGATTTCACCAGTCCCATCTTCTTCATCTTTATGAACAGATAACAATCTCCAATACATAATTATAAGTATCAAAGCATTCACCGAGACACCAACCAGCATAGCCGGCAAAACCCCAACAAGAAAATCCCCGAAAGAAACCTTACTTTGAACAGCAATCACCAAATTCTGTGGATTCCCAATCGGAGTAGCCGAAGAACCTATATTAGCACTCGAAGCAAGTGCTAACAAAAATGGGTGAGGAGGCAAATTATGTTGCCTTGCAATTTTCAATACAAACTCAGTTAATATCACACAGGAAGTATCATTAGTGAAAAAAGCACTTGAAATCGCAGAAACCAAACAAATTCTACAGATTAAATCCTTAGCTCCTTTACTTTTCCATGAAAGCAAATTACCTAAATACTTAAATATATCGGCTCTTTCGAGATAAACACTAACGACCATGGTGCCGAATAAAAGACCCAAGATTGGTAGATCAATGGCGGCATAAGCTTCATCTGGGGTTATTACTCTGAATAAAACCATAAGCGTGGCACCGAGTAAAGACCCGGCGGTTCTTCCGATTGGTAAAAGTGGGACGGCAGGGAAAACAGCTAATGCCCAGAAGATTGCAAAGGCTATTGAGCCGAGAACCACTTTGTATGTAGTGGCTAACGCCATTGTTGTTCTGGTCTTAAACCTTcgaccctttttttctttttttattctttcgGTCATGCAAGATTATAATCTTAAAAACATTTATAAGAAAGTAAACGAAGAAAAGAACAAAGTCTTCACGATTAAATCAAAATAGTTATGGTGACTGTTTGTTTGCATGTGAACGCCTTAAATTCGATGAGAGATTTGGATCACTGGTTTTAAGTTTCATGAGTTTTTAGAGGTTCTTATACAATTGCGACGAATCCTGTATGATTTTCATGGCCGTGGCCACCACGTACTTTCTTTTCTCCTAAAATTATACGGATTCGATTAACAGTGTTAAATTCAtctttgtaattttaaaatttataaattgttattaaattattttaaaagaatttatttaaattatcgagttattaaattattttaaaaaatatcagCTAGAAAATTTTAAGTAATGATAGATAAAGTGGATTAGTACCCATAAAAAAAGTAGAAGAATCCTAAATCAATTCGACAGTTAAAGTTGGATATTAGTGAAGAAAACTATTTAAATTTTAGATATTAAATTTATAAGgttcaaaattattttataaaagaaactaaaattGTAAACAATAATGTTATTCAATAGCGTTTTAATATtctaataactttaatatctctaaataatttaataataatttaatagttTTATAGTTTTTGGAAATTAAATAATCAAACGTGAGTTAATAACCCTTACGTATTAATTAACAAGTCGAGTCATTGTACGATGATTTGATAATTCATGCATAGATGAGGTGTATATATTTTAGTGGTTTTTATGAAGTGTGTAAGTTTTGGTGTTGCAAGTAACATCCTATAATATACCAACAAATGTACCGTAGTAGGAAAATATTAATatcttagattaaatataaaatttttaaaatttgattaataATTTTTTCAGAAAAAACAAATACCACTAATGAAAAAACCAGGAAAAACAAGTAATTAAATGGAAGGGTTGGAGCCAATAATTCAATGTTTAGGAACAACGCTGGACTGGGACCTAACTCTTGGTACCAAAACAGCGACCGATTTTGTTCTTATTACTATATTTGGCCTTAGTCAAATACATTCATAATTCATTTAATACTTTTACACGTGTAACCATAATAATtcctttttaattaaaattgacgaaaatttttttaataaaataataatatgataatttaattataatcgATAATGAAATGATGATAAAAATTATAAGGAAAAAAATTTAAGATTCAAAATATTTAACTCACATGACATTTATTtattaaatctttaaaaattcAGAAGCTATGACAATTTTTTCATAAGGTGTGGTGATTTGATGTGGACAGCATGCTATGATTAAACCAGAAAGTCAACAACTATGTtttcattattatatttaaaaattatttgtatTTACTTACGCaactatttatttaatttagtatataaaataatttttttaggtgctcaaatataaatttatgcattattaataaactatatcataaataaattaatgaaaaacTAAGTATTCAAAACGGTATGAAGAAAAGAAATTTAAAGAATATAGTTAAAAGAATCTCTACCAACTTTAAATATGAATTGTAAAATGGatataaagaatataaaaaagtaaaaaatttacTGATATTAGtgtcataaattaatcaaactcTAACTCAATTGAGTAATAATTAATAACGAAAACACTCacccaaaattttataattttcaatatttatattttactatTCAACTAAAGTACTAAAACCCACAGTGAAAATTCTAGAGtgcaagaaaaatgaaaaaaaaaaactaaacaatGTTTACATAGAAGAAATAATGTTAGGAATTCAAAATTATAACTGTTATTTCTTTTAATATTAGTATCTAAATTGATAACGACATTATTTGTAATACCTTTATACTTGGTTCGATCATATGGACTCCGTATAAGACTATTACATTTGGTGTCAAAATGGTTTTAGCTAGACACTATTTAatttaagcatttatacataggattttaacttatttaactcaaaaaaaatgttgataaaaaccaaaaaattattaatatgaaCGTATGGGGTAATTATTGGATGTTAGattatgtttggaaatgattttaACATTGTTTCTACTCAAAACAGGGGAAAAAAATCAATACCAATGATAAAAACGATACCAAAATCACATTCTGTTTTGGAAATTTTGTATTTCATAGCCTAGGTATCAATACCTATACCCTTGGGTAAACTTTGACTAAAATCAGTTTAAAAGTTCACTAAAACCCCTTGcagtatatatatattcttctcaACACTTAAGACCAATTCAACAtatattaaaattacataaaaatattgcagtacttacaacaaaaaggttgaGATGATgtattttcttcttccttcactCCTTAGCCTTCTCTTTCCATTTTTCTTCAATTAGgtcttctcctttcttttctttctctacaatttcatataatacatataacatttatatgttaaaaaaaaaatcacaatcaAGTGACTTTCCTAtactatttaataaaaataaacatgtaacgcccctaacccgtatccgttgccagaatagggtttcggagcattactaccacttgcaaatcacaaaaaaaaaatcacttaaatacttatcaattcaatgcatcaataaatatattaccattcaatcaatggcttggcacttgcctaagcatcaacaacaacacttgttagtgtacttacacatatttcatataaattcttattttctcaatatgtcatatttgaatttaatactcgtcttaacttacatattttccttatgttaacatataaaagataatctcatatgtacatgtcatgatacatatcattctcttaccgtttctttaataacatatatcattcatttcattatatcaacatttcatgcaccatcatttccttatatcttaggtatatttatttcggtaatggttcgtattaaacttaacataatttaaattccatgtacctatacttatttcatttatctatcttataaattatttcatacaactattttgtacatttatttccatatgaccaattcctgtaaacatttcatgttaccattttgtataaccaattcatttaaccatttgttatattacctgaatattagttgttcaacaGATATCTTGCCGTTTCTCTtccacgatcttatttatcttcgacatgatgccatagtgtctttcaactatggtcttactcattttctgtcatattgccatggtatcattcaaccatggtcttattcatttccccgtcacgttgccatggtatctttcaaccatggtcttacacatttcatatcaggttgccattgtatctttcaaccatggtcttacacattttctaTCAgatagcacactcccgcgaac
This is a stretch of genomic DNA from Gossypium arboreum isolate Shixiya-1 chromosome 11, ASM2569848v2, whole genome shotgun sequence. It encodes these proteins:
- the LOC108454669 gene encoding silicon efflux transporter LSI2-like, which produces MTERIKKEKKGRRFKTRTTMALATTYKVVLGSIAFAIFWALAVFPAVPLLPIGRTAGSLLGATLMVLFRVITPDEAYAAIDLPILGLLFGTMVVSVYLERADIFKYLGNLLSWKSKGAKDLICRICLVSAISSAFFTNDTSCVILTEFVLKIARQHNLPPHPFLLALASSANIGSSATPIGNPQNLVIAVQSKVSFGDFLVGVLPAMLVGVSVNALILIIMYWRLLSVHKDEEDGTGEIVGEDDVSSHRFSPATMSHISASNSMDHVQSSPNNINGSLATHLDSIRNRINSGDQLESQRSPCGSIDSNDISTPAQFSEEKESKTEHWKNKMWKFCVYLVTIGMLVALLMGLNMSWTAITASLALVVLDFKDARPCLEKVSYSLLIFFCGMFITVEGFNKTGIPSTLWNFMEPYAKVDRVSGIAVLAVVIILLSNVASNVPTVLLLGGRVAASAAAISASEEKKAWLILAWVSTVAGNLSLLGSAANLIVCEQARRAPHLGYTLSFWNHLKFGVPSTLIVTAIGLTLIR